The genomic segment aaataaaatcatttctacatctcaagggatgggacttagactccttaaagagattcacggttgattgTAACCTAatttaatactagtaaccaaattagtattaggttcaataggtaataacaagtcaatcaagtgaatagtagtattactcaaattttgtcccatatgagatatgagtactagtgtgttaccaaaataagggttaaaaccaaaaagttttttaatagaactcggtcttgaaaagacaagtattttagggtaacaaaatattgtaagagttctacctacatagacctaggggtggtgccgcccctcatgataattgggagtcattctcaagaaaaatctatgaatggaatgtgcacatggccattaatggtgcaaaagcgagacattgaagTCTCAAGTGAAAATAGAAAATgcgtgtgtgttatcaccgggtTGTTATCAAgagatagtggttcaatgcttcgccAACAAAAATTTCAACAAACCTTGTGATAATTAAACTAAgataaaattcaagtcgaaagacttTTTACTTTATAgagattaattatttattcaagcgggggaatattatattttgatataatgtttgattgattaaataggtgctacaaaaagtgattatttaatctagtggaggaatgttataatatttcatataatataatgttagaataaataatattattgagagtcacaaaattggacacatgtgtatgcccaaatgtgacatattgtGGAGTTACAAAActagctacaaatttgtaactcccaaatattacaaaataatgtgtagattgtatgttatacatttgagattggatttcacaaagccattatgaaatatgactgttggagacatgtttttaactcccacaAGTTgcttggaggttacaaaatcatgtggcaaaggatttgggacgttctGGAACGTTTTTGAAAAGTGACATTTTCTGCTGAAAatagcctgtggccgcggccactgacatTCCCTAgccacggcctgggggacagaggccagtggccgcagccagtgaggctgacaaccaatttatttttcatttttttccaagTGGAATGGTTCTAACAttccaagtaactcccaaatctctattttaattcaaaaaaaatccaattaaacattgataatagccatgggggttggtgtaatttgaaattcaaagggtatctcaaactctataaataggagcctaatgctcacttgtacgacacaccattttctatccataaagcacttggctggaaaatacaccatagaggcttgataattccagagaacTATTTCCTAgaaagatcccttagtgcttagataataggggaaataagatttttggacaaaggttttgagccttgttcaagttagtgatccctactactctacactttggttgtgtgagagtttgtgtttttcattgctcttttcattcttttgtttttcttgttcttatttacttgtattatcattgttttgagtttgtaatcttcttcttctacattcttctatttacttgtattttgagcaacaAAGTTGTAGCACTTGTTTTTTCTATCATCTTGTCTTTTGTCTtttttttcttagagttgtattttggttttaccatttccattgagtacAATGTAATATATTCTATAACAAACAtgtcttaatatatatatatatatatatactagatataaagAAGGTGCATTACACacttttgcttagttttatttatagaatttattaattatttttattaaatttatattaatgtcatataaatttcaaataaacatcttattttaattaaataatttatttatttttggttaagtttgtgcttgttctagttttttagTTTGGTAGTGACaagaagagattatatattaaatgtttaatgtaatattaaatatgatACATTGATTTTCAATTTatgtttcttgctagtttttaaaaaaaaacaaaaaatttgttgctaattcacagtagattatgttatatgtttaatatgatattattataataaatgagttcaagtttaattaaattttatttaagttataaaacgtatgattttattatttttaagtatttatcattgtaaaatatctaaaaaatatcatattttaatttgtttaattatttattatttaaaaataattatcattgtaaaatatctaaaaaatatcatattttaatttgtttaattatttattatttaaaaataattatcattgtaaaatatctaaaaaatatcatatattaatttatttaattatttattatttttaaataattattattgtaaaatatctaaaaaatatcttattttaattttttaattatttattttattttatttaagtttaagtgtttataaaTTACCGttgaatataagaatattctattaaatataaaaatattccgttaaagttaacattaaaaaaataaaaaaccgttaaaactaagaattttcgttatctacacacttattgttatatagaagagatatttatAGTATGTAgtatcatatatttatatattaattaattttactcattttatttttaataatatttatatgaatatgaatttaatgttataatattatgaattaattagaattactaaaaaaaaatcatagttcTAATTTATTATGATTAAAATCAATATTCAAATTAATTGACTCAATATTTTTAATATAGTCGTATTAATTCAATTACTGAATTGTATATATTGAGTGACCTAATTTTGTATATGCTTATTGATTGTCACATATTCTTAAATTAATTGTGTCAGAAACTTTACTACTCATTCTCATACTTCATCTAATAGATTTAGTGAGAGAGGGTTGGAAGTCATTTACCCTCACtaatttcatttattttattGTGCAGATCTGATTAATTTCTTTTAATCGATTACTCGGTAAATTTTAACATGTACAGTCTATGTAATTATTTCGCATACATATAGGATTGTAAATTCATATACTGTAGAATTTTTATATTTGGTCTAAGTAGCCAGCTTGCTACACATTTTCCTTGATATacaaaaacacacatatatatatatggcctTGGATTATATTCCGTTCACGGAACGGTTCAGTCAGAAAATAGTTAAAGGGGGCTCCAATTTGTACTACTATTGGACTGACATTGTAACACTATTTCTGATAAAGAGTGAGGCTAAATAGTGTAGTTTGTCCCATCGCACAGTTAATGCAACTGTGCAAGCCACTGGATATAActgattttataatatttaatgtgAATAGTTACACATTGGGGGTGGTTTTCTGGTAATTGTACTTCTTGAACTTTTGGTCTTTTGGTAATTTGTAGCTTCATAACATATTTGTTGTTTTTTTACATTGACTGTACATTTAGTACATTGTTCTTACTATTTTgcacattgtttatgatttcgcAACACATACTGTTTAACACAGGTAGATGGGCCAGTCCGAGTCCATGAGCACGACCCAAACGAAAAGGGTCTATTACAGTGAAATAAACTttaaaattgagatttttttttattaggcCCAAAGTTATGAATGGGGCACCTAAGATAAATTTTTGTAATGAAgatgttttatttaatatatcttcCCCTTTTGTTATGTTACCAACAGACAAAGTAGTGATCAATTAATATATCAGAAGACGTAGTATTGAATATTGTAGTGAAAAGTTAGTAAAACAATGAGGACTGCTAATATCAAAACTaattaacacttttttttttatcctaATTAACGATAAAGATAACAATATTATTAGTTTACTTAATAGAATAATATTGGTAAATTTGTAATAGTAATTAACAAGTTTGGTGAGTTGCATtaacaatgattttttttttatcctaattaattacCTAATTCATTTTAATATTATGCTTTAAACATGGTTTGAATGATTTTATGCCTATTTGGTGAGAAGCATATATACTTTAAGCAATCATTTAAAAAAGCTAACAAAGTTACTTACTATTAAAATCTCGTAAGTATAGATAGTAGGCTCGAATCAACACGATATGATTAAGTAAGTGTAATTATTTCATATTTTGTAATCCTTCATTTTAATTGTGAAGATGACTATTTTAACTAATTTACTCTTTAATGTACAATTAATGAAATTTCAATAATAGTGATACGCATGGTATATAatgaagagaaagagaagaaacaATTACAGTCAATTTGTTatctaattttataaattagaGTGAAGCGTCACTAAAAAAAGAACATATATTTAGGATTGGTCATTTGATTATCATTAATCTACCTTTCTAAAACATTACAAATATGATTGAACTGCCATAATCAATAATTTTTTACCATTGAAACAAATCTACTATTTAGCTACAATTTAATTCACTTACATTAATGCAATTGTTATACTAATTCAGCCACCTAAACCATTACAAAACACTTTAATTGTTAAGTAGGACAGAAAGCCTACGAAAATAGACACTTAGTCAATTTGCACTATCATTCTGTCATAAAGTTCGATGGTCATCTAGATTCATCGAATTTAACCGAATGCTAAGCTCTCTTACTTGGTGAGGGTTGTTGACTGTGAGGAAGCGGTAGACCGACCAGCTGAGGGCATGTTCTTCGATTGTGGTCTGTAGAATAACAGTTCGAACACTTCCTTTTAGTTTTAACGGCTCCATCCGACATATCTATCGTAACATTGTCCCTATTGTTTCTTGCATAGGCAGATCCTTTAATTCTACAAGGTGTTGGGTCCCTGGTAATGTTTTCATTTTCTTGATAGGTTTGATATCGTCCCGAGTCGTTGTCACCGGTGTTTGATTCCAATGGAACTACATCCTTGTACATTGCAGTTAGTGTTGCCACTTCTTGTTTCGCTTTAATGTAAGATTGCTCAGACTTGGAAGCGTAATAGCTCAACAAGTTTGTATCCAAAGCGAGGGATGCCTGCCTAGCCATTTAAAATAACTGTTGCTTTTCTGTGGAGTGTTGCTTTAGTTCGAGGGGGAGGTCTGCTTTTGCATTCTTACTCCACCGTTTCAGCAGGAGAGACTGTGGTACTATCTTCATATGACGGTATTTCATTACGGCCCAAATATGTCTACACGGATAGCCGTCTGTCTCAAAAAGCAACCAGTGACAGGTGAATGTCTCCTCTTGTGGGTGGTAATGAACGTTGTACACTCTATCCTCGTGTTGGAACTTTGACAAACTGTAGGAGAATGATTCACCGTTGACTTCACAATTGTTGACAAAGGACGCATGTTCCGCTTTGATTTGATCAGCCACTTTATAGTACATATTTCTAGTATATAATTTGGCACACTACTCATGGTACAtcttaagagcatttttgggacctGGTATTGGAGGACTACTGTGTCGACTATTGTAATCATCTTCTCTCTCGACGTGCCTCAACTTTGTCATAGCAACGTCAATCGAGGTAACGAATTCACGGAGATTATAACTTGCATGTAGgaattttttaatacttgaatTCATGGACTCACATCTTTGGTTGGTCAGCATTCCGGTGACAAATTTCCCTCTTAGGTATGTCTCTGCCCATGAACGACGACTGTGATAAGTGTTGGTGCACCATTGGCTAGAATGGAGGTCAAAATTGTGTATTAATTCCTCCCATTTTTGTATGAATTCCTCTATTGTGTAATAGTTGTACATGACATCTTGAAATCCTTGTAAGAATCGGGGgtcttttgaaaattttaaagcGTTGGTACACAGGTGCCACACACACAACCGATGAGTTGCATTTGGGAAGTACTTCAAGACAGCATTTTTGATAGCTCCATCTCCATCTATCACCACAACCTTTGGTGTTACATTGTGGCATTCAATAAATTTGTCAAGCAACCAAAAGTAAGTTTGCTCATCCTCGTAGTTAAGCAGTGCCATTCCAAATATGCAGGTCTTGAAATGATGATTGACGCCCAAAATAATTGTCAGGGctttattatatttgtttgtcATATATGTTGTGTCAAATCCAATAACCTCACCGAATGCGATGAAATCTCGTCGAGAATATCCGTCCGCCCAGAATAAGTTCCCCAATCTGTTGTCCACGTCACATTGATATTGAATGAAGAAATTTGGATCCCTCTTTGACAGACAATCCAAATATCCCAAAGCACCATCTGAATTTGTAcatcttttctcttttcttttgacATGGGCGACCTTGTTGTAAATGTCTCGTAGCTGTCAAGGCATCCTTTCATACCCACCAGACTGCATTGCCAAGTGGGAGAtgatgtgtgaagttcttatcccAACTAGGTTCATTGACCTCACTTGAGTAACTAGGGATTCTGACACGGAACGGTTTGATCTCAGAAATCGCAACTCATCTAATGTTGCCTTGTCATGGTTGTGCAGAGGTTGGAATTCCTTGCAAATCCACGGACCCTCATCGCCCATCATTATGACTCGAAAACTAGCTTGGAAACCAGTCCTAGTAATATATGTTTTTCATTTGCTCCCACCGGCCTTGTCAATTTCCATGTGTTTGTGGAAACCTTCTTTTGAACATACCCATTTTCTCATGGTGATGTTCCCATTTTTTTTTTCCGTACATCTACTTTGCGAACACTGAAGCCTACTCACAAAGAGTATGTGTAATAAAAATCCTCCCACTCTTCAAGGGACTACAAGACCTTTCCCTGGACATCCTCCGTCTCAATATCATTTGCGAGTTTCTCAATCCCCAAAGATTGTAGTATATTTTCCCAATTTGATGTTTCTTGCAAACTTCCTACCTTGTCCATATTTAAGTTAAATCTGGGAAAGAAAAACAAAGTTTTAGGAAATATATTATGAATAGAGTTATTGTATGTTTTTCATAGCCCATTATACATACAATTTGACCCGTAAACTCAGTCGATATTGGTGAAAAGCTTGATATTGCAAAGGTGTGTAAAAACATGGCACAAATGTGAAATTGGATTTTTAAAATAGAAGAAAATtcctattattattataatttttcctTGTTTGGTTCCCATAGAAAATGGGAGACATACCCAAATTAAAGGAAATGTGAACGTAAATAATAAAGGCCAATGCATTTTCAAGTGTAAGATTTATTTAGGCCTTCCATTGATATTGAGGAGATTAAACAATAGGCCCAGTAAAATGAGCTAGTAAATATATTGGAATAATTTCTAATGATGAGGGAATGTGGGCATTAATAGACTTAAcacaagtttcctttgaaaataaaaaagaatttaaattaataataaaacgatttttttaactaaattaaaatttgacATCTAAACTAAGTGATTGTTTATGACAACCTTGAAAGTTACATATGTGCATGTGAACAAACTTTGAGTCATGAAATTGCTGTTTAAAAATATGGTCAGTTTCTATTACTTTAATTATAGCCCCTATTTGGTTCCCACATAAAATAGGAGACATACTCAAATTAAAATAGTGTCAACATAAATTTAGTTTGATTGAGgagaataaaataaagattatgctCACCTTGTTCAAGGAGATTCGTGCACTGAAACTTTTGAAGGTGAACTTGGCATATCCTCCAGATTTTGTTATATTCTATTCAATTGTGACCACAAAATGTGCTGTTGGTTAAATTTTAAAGTTGAGGGATACAGGTTTTTATCCAAGCAAGTTATTAGGTAGACATATTTATTGGGACATTTAATGTTGAATAAAGTGTACACCTTTTTTAACAAGGCCCAATTGATGTTTTGGGCCACCtgaaatatatgtttttaatgaaaatattttattaaacaattgACCCTTATGTTGCCATGTATGTTTATCCTCTAATTTTGGTTCTTACTTGATTTAATTTGTAAACTTTGTGTTGTGGACTAGTGGTTTCTTGTGAATTACAATAGTTAAAACAATAAATCCATTCAACATATTTTATAATGTAAAATAGTCAACATTTACTAAAATCTAGAAACTAACCACATCACCACAAAGTTTGTCATAATGACATTTTCGTACAAGTACACACAATCATTTAATATCCATACTACATGGTATTTTTAATTCAACCACAACATATTGAAACACTAAATAACCTAAGAGACCAAGTAAGGTTATTTGAGTTAAGACTCCAGCAAATACAAATTAAAATACTTAACATAGTGAAAATGGGTTGATGTGGGCTTCATTGTCTGGTAATAGTTGTCGGATCAATCAACATTGTCCAAGTTCAAACATGCGGCCATACTTAATTGATTGTTCATATTCTCGACCACCATTTCAATACCTTTCATGCGCTCATTTGCAAGATTGGTTGTCTTTGTTAATTTGTAGATCAAATCTGACAAATCAAGCAGGAGGTCTCTTGCTTCCTTAGAAAGTCTATAGGCCTTATTCCTCAGCCTCCTCTCTTCATACAACTTATCCTTAAGAGTAGTGCAATTAGAACAATTAACACACTTAACACACTTAACAGAAACACGTTTGGATTTAGTCGAGATTGATGAAGCCTTCATCCTTGACGATCCTGGGCTCCCGCAATGCATCGGGCATGCACTGTTTGGAGTACCACATTCTCCGGATGACATAATTAATTTAAGGGGGGAAGTTGTCTTCTTGGTGGTTTATGCATAAATCTCTAACCAATAAATGCACTATACCAACCATCCATTATATAGGTATTCATTTCGTGTAGTCTGAATTTTATTAGTCACTAAGTAGTATTCACATACTATTTGACCCATACTTTCAATAGTAAAATGTGTCTGTCATGCCACATTAAATTAAGTGGACCCTGAAAATGTAAGGCCACGGCATAGAAAGTACTGTTCACAAACTATTTTGTCAATAGTTTCAATAGTAAATTAGGTGGCATGACAGTCCATTCGACATTGAATTTTGTGGACCCACCAAACATAAGAACCACCAAACTGAGTATAGTGTAAAAGATTTTGTCCTCATTCCTTGACATGAATGAGATTTTGTCCATTGTAAATTAGGTGGCATGACAGTCCATTGGACATTGAATTCTGTGGACCCACCAAATATAAGAACCACCAAACTGAGTATAGTGTAAAAGATTTTTTCCTCATTCATTGACATGACAAtctgaattaacattttatttttagatACATTCATaacaagttttaataaaaataattattttctatTGTGGTCCTTATTATTCACtactaataattaaaaattattttataacggctaaaattttgaaatattctaatttataaaaaataatttttagtcatattttcaataaattaaaCGATATATTTATTGCCAAAGAGTTATTAAATATTTATGCTTAATTATATATTCAATaactaattatttttttcctATGATGGTATTATGGTTGAAATTAACAATTATATAAATGTTTAACTATAACTAGAAGTTTATGCAATCTTATTTGTAACCTGTTGCAAGGACCAATGAGAAGGAAGGAGGTGTTGCCCCTTGCATGAGCTAAGCTGATTTGGTGGGGCCatgattttatttttctatagtGGGATTGGGATTGTGATTGTGAGTGAGAccagaggcagagcacgaaggAATAgtcagaagaggaagaagagaaggtgaTGGGGCAGTGGATCCCACCATACGCATACGCAGTGGTCTTGGGTCGTTGGCCCCACCTCGTCACCCAACTTTAGGGTAGGCGACAGACATAAATGGGCTACTACCAATGTAAATGGGACGGGTCATACTTTTATGGAATGTTACCATCTATGTGTCTTTCCCACAACTGGTACACCCTAAAAGTACACATATCGTGTCTGGTAGAACCCAAAAATAATTTCGTTTGTGTCCATTGTCGATGTGGAaatttttcacaaaataaaattaaatacaaaactcttaatattattttaatttttttagctcCATTAATATGATTGAGTCATGGAACTATCATACATTCTAAAAAAGTGAAATAGTAGGATCACACGGATAACCAACAAATGAGGTAGAGATTGCCACCCACCTGCATAGTTTCAACAATCTACATCACTGGattataaaaatatgataaaCAAAATTATTACCTTTCTACCCTCCTAGAAAGAACGATTTTCTTATTTGTTAACTGGACATTAATTGTGTTAGTTATTTAATATATTCCAATATTTTTGTAACAC from the Humulus lupulus chromosome X, drHumLupu1.1, whole genome shotgun sequence genome contains:
- the LOC133806044 gene encoding protein FAR1-RELATED SEQUENCE 5-like, encoding MGDEGPWICKEFQPLHNHDKATLDELRFLRSNRSVSESLVTQLRDIYNKVAHVKRKEKRCTNSDGALGYLDCLSKRDPNFFIQYQCDVDNRLGNLFWADGYSRRDFIAFGEVIGFDTTYMTNKYNKALTIILGVNHHFKTCIFGMALLNYEDEQTYFWLLDKFIECHNVTPKVVVIDGDGAIKNAVLKYFPNATHRLCVWHLCTNALKFSKDPRFLQGFQDVMYNYYTIEEFIQKWEELIHNFDLHSSQWCTNTYHSRRSWAETYLRGKFVTGMLTNQRCESMNSSIKKFLHASYNLREFVTSIDVAMTKLRHVEREDDYNSRHSSPPIPGPKNALKMYHE